The following coding sequences are from one Nicotiana tomentosiformis chromosome 3, ASM39032v3, whole genome shotgun sequence window:
- the LOC104100896 gene encoding protein OXIDATIVE STRESS 3 produces the protein MMKNQDQQHQLWMIDEGHELDNGKIYNNSHSTSSSSISSSIGESSTISNGSTCSSSLDTTDDASSSPSSCSPNSDEALYDLSSLMAQLPIKRGLSKFYQGKSQSFTSLSRVTSLEDLVKKESPYKRKMKSCKSYGAGLDSYKSYTLPKPAILKKASRFSASCTNGKASFISRSRPPLIPLHRT, from the exons ATGATGAAGAATCAAGATCAACAACATCAGTTATGGATGATAGACGAAGGGCATGAATTAGATAATGGTAAGATATACAACAACAGCCACTCAACTTCTTCATCCTCAATTTCATCATCCATTGGAGAATCATCAACAATTTCAAATGGATCAACGTGTTCATCTTCATTAGACACAACAGATGATGCATCTTCATCTCCCTCTTCTTGTTCACCTAATTCTGATGAAGCTTTATATGACTTATCATCTCTCATGGCACAATTACCTATCAA GAGGGGATTATCCAAGTTTTATCAAGGCAAATCACAGTCTTTTACATCTTTATCAAGAGTGACAAGTTTAGAGGATCTTGTTAAGAAAGAATCACCTTACAAAAGGAAAATGAAGTCTTGCAAAAGCTATGGAGCTGGATTGGATTCTTACAAGTCATATACTCTTCCTAAGCCAGCTATATTGAAGAAAGCCTCAAGATTTTCAGCATCTTGTACTAATGGAAAGGCAAGTTTTATCAGCAGGAGCAGACCCCCTCTAATTCCTCTGCATAGAACCTAG
- the LOC104116212 gene encoding acid phosphatase 1-like — protein MRAFFFFLLISMAAVAAKASIPNQIHPLRPTAGSAGRHVPQINCLSWRLAVETNNIQNWKLVPLQCESYVGHYMLGKQYRDDCNAVIVAAIQYAKTLKIAKDGKDVWVFDIDETTLSNLPYYARSDVAFGATKFNGTKFDEWTREGKAPAVPGALFLYRTLLAMGIKPVFITGTKEEFRQVRIANLKKVGYHSWVKLILKGVNDTGSSVMYKSGKRAELVKAGYRIVGNIGDQWSDLLGDFVGDRTFKLPDPMYYIG, from the exons ATGAGGGCATTTTTCTTCTTCCTCCTTATTTCCATGGCAGCGGTAGCTGCCAAAGCGTCTATTCCCAACCAAATCCACCCTCTGCGGCCGACGGCTGGTTCCGCCGGCCGCCACGTTCCTCAAATCAACTGCCTGAGCTGGCGTCTGGCAGTTGAAACCAACAACATCCAAAACTGGAAATTAGTGCCCCTTCAATGCGAAAGCTACGTGGGGCACTACATGCTTGGCAAGCAGTACCGCGACGACTGCAACGCTGTGATCGTCGCGGCTATTCAGTATGCCAAAACCCTCAAAATTGCCAAAGACGGCAAGGATGTTTGGGTCTTTGATATTGATGAAACCACTCtctctaaccttccttattatgcTCGTTCTGATGTCGCCTTTGG GGCAACAAAATTCAACGGGACGAAGTTTGACGAGTGGACGAGAGAAGGAAAAGCACCAGCAGTTCCAGGCGCTCTGTTTCTGTACAGAACGTTGTTGGCTATGGGTATTAAACCAGTCTTTATCACGGGAACTAAGGAAGAATTCAGACAAGTCAGGATTGCTAACCTAAAGAAAGTTGGTTACCATTCTTGGGTGAAGCTCATCTTGAA GGGAGTAAATGATACAGGATCCTCAGTAATGTACAAGTCCGGGAAAAGGGCAGAGTTGGTGAAAGCTGGATACAGAATTGTTGGCAACATAGGAGACCAGTGGAGTGATTTGCTTGGTGATTTTGTTGGTGACCGCACTTTCAAATTGCCGGATCCAATGTACTACATTGGTTGA